One segment of Erigeron canadensis isolate Cc75 chromosome 2, C_canadensis_v1, whole genome shotgun sequence DNA contains the following:
- the LOC122586301 gene encoding MMS19 nucleotide excision repair protein homolog: protein MAAAATFIHLIETYVDSSSSKSPAQQDASLDAIAKLLITDIVTLESLVIEMEMYLTTTDNIIRARGILLLAELLTRLSSKHIEKKTVHSLIGFFSDRLSDWRALRGALVGCLALMRRKGDIGVISGSDATAVAQSFMQNLQVQSLGQHDRKLCFEILECLIDQYPDTILDVEDEFVYAVCEAIDGEKDPQCLLITFHLVEMLTQLCTESSSSLASYAEDLFSILGSYFPIHFTHSKGEDDVKREELSRALMLAFASTPLFLPFSIPVLLEKLSSSLPSAKIEAFKYLSYSVVKYGTRGILEHLEAIWSSLKEAVFSSVPSNLTVGPFEDNKIVDEALILLEKLIQQDDSSFLNLVLKDVDMNMTLKSLSNYTSYDDITMTEKQRLTAVGRILYVITAASMGSCNAIFQGFFTELVQGLLATTQEKNHVSGRLNFGYLYICVELLAACKTLVKTTSIAYPENETWCSVLHGFCSSLTSTFVKSMKKNTQDVYSQLGVRGLQILASFPGIFFAVSKSTFENILGEFVVMILEFNNTSRWRYILKALIEVGSYIEESDDSEKRQSFDVIVVEWMMGLLSSEDLTMPLSLKVEAVAEINMVSLKYMLRFVHKLDNAISTSLHKYWLDGNSKSNECAMLLLECYSDKVLPWFQNIKDSDYVPLHFALNIWDEIHGCSVFCDSLMEQKLLDSTMNAMKLAVACCSEDDQSMILDKAFSILSSSTSFHLNESAVFSCREDWIISLFDSVIIALRPRRQFNNDEEILKILMRSLSNGHVSSAHALGSVFNKMPLEEAVDITFNSFITRLYNGDSLIASNINVNVIVGLAWIGKGLIMRGHEKVKDVIKFFLNCLISNSGFPTSNGSTDSSEMTLMMRAAADSFSIIMSDSEACLNRRLHATTRPLYKQRLFNMVIPILQSSLVKSDSPTTCRSMVHRALAHVISNTPLSAVMGDAKKLVPLVVDGLTILSEDVQNQDIVYNLLLAFSGMLTDENGRDAIVENAYVIIRCLNRLAFYSHMMLVRETAIQCLTAMSELPYARIYPFRLEVLQVLSRALDDPKRSVRQEAVKCRQAWASISSRSLRI from the exons ATGGCTGCTGCTGCTACCTTCATCCACCTTATCGAAACTTATGTCGATTCATCTTCCTCTAAATCTCCAGCTCAGCAG GATGCAAGTTTAGATGCCATAGCTAAGCTTCTTATTACTGATATCGTTACTCTCgaatcactg GTTATAGAGATGGAGATGTATTTAACTACTACTGATAACATTATTCGTGCTAGAG gCATTCTTCTTCTAGCCGAGTTGTTGACTCGTTTATCGTCAAAGCATATAGAGAAGAAGACAGTACATAGTTTGATTGGGTTTTTCTCAGATAGATTG TCTGATTGGCGAGCGTTGCGTGGTGCACTTGTTGGATGTTTGGCTTTAATGAGGAGGAAAGGTGACATCGGTGTAATAAGTGGCAGTGATGCAACTGCAGTTGCTCAGTCATTTATGCAAAATCTACAAGTTCAATCTTTAGGACAACATGACAGGAAG CTTTGCTTCGAGATTCTAGAATGCCTTATAGATCAATATCCTGACACAATATTGGATGTG GAGGATGAGTTTGTTTATGCAGTCTGTGAAGCTATAGATGGTGAAAAGGACCCACAGTGCTTATTAATCACCTTTCATCTTGTTGAAATGCTCACACAGCTGTGTACAGAATCGTCAAGTTCACTAGCAAGCTATGCTGAGGATCTTTTTAGCATTCTGGGATCTTATTTTCCCATCCACTTTACACAT TCAAAAGGTGAGGATGATGTGAAGAGGGAGGAGCTTTCAAGAGCATTAATG CTGGCTTTTGCATCTACACCACTCTTTTTACCGTTTTCCATCCCAGTGCTTCTAGAGAAACTCTCTTCATCTCTTCCATCAGCAAAAATTGAAGCTTTTAAGTATCTTAGTTATTCTGTAGTCAAGTATGGTACACGTGGAATACTAGAACATCTTGAAGCTATATGGTCATCGCTTAAAGAAGCAGTTTTTAGTTCTGTACCATCTAACTTGACGGTGGGTCCATTCGAGGATAACAAAATTGTAGATGAAGCCCTCATTCTTCTAGAGAAGCTTATTCAGCAAGATGACAGCTCGTTTCTAAATCTTGTTCTGAAGGATGTGGATATGAACATGACTCTGAAATCCCTTTCGAATTATACGAGTTATGATGATATTACAATGACAGAAAAGCAAAGATTAACTGCAGTTGGTCGGATTCTATATGTCATAACTGCAGCTTCCATGGGTTCTTGTAATGCAATATTTCAAGGTTTTTTCACGGAGTTAGTACAGGGTTTGCTAGCAACGACCCAAGAGAAAAATCATGTTTCTGGAAGACTCAATTTTGGTTACCTTTATATATGTGTTGAATTACTTGCTGCCTGCAAAACTTTGGTCAAAACGACCTCGATAGCTTATCCTGAAAATGAGACATGGTGCAGCGTGCTTCATGGTTTCTGTAGTTCATTAACTTCTACATTTGTAAAAAGCATGAAAAAAAACACTCAGGATGTCTACAGTCAATTGGGGg tTAGGGGTTTACAGATTTTGGCTTCATTTCCTGGAATTTTCTTTGCTGTATCAAAATCAACATTTGAGAATATTTTGGGAGAATTTGTAGTTATGATCCTTGAATTCAACAATACATCTCGTTGGAGATATATATTGAAGGCACTAATTGAAGTTGGCTCATATATTGAAGAATCTGATGATTCTGAGAAAAGGCAAAgctttgacgttattgttgTAGAGTGGATGATGGGTTTGTTGTCCTCTGAAGACTTGACAATGCCTTTGTCACTAAAAGTTGAAGCAGTAGCTGAGATCAACATGGTCAGTTTGAAATACATGCTGAGATTCGTCCACAAACTGGACAATGCTATCTCTACCAGTTTGCACAAATATTGGCTTGATGGAAACTCAAAGTCAAATGAATGTGCGATGCTCCTGTTGGAATGCTATTCTGACAAGGTGCTTCCATGGTTTCAGAATATCAAAGATTCTGACTATGTGCCTCTGCATTTTGCATTGAATATTTGGGATGAAATTCACGGTTGCTCAGTTTTCTGTGACAGCCTCATGGAACAGAAACTTCTAGATTCAACAATGAATGCAATGAAGCTTGCTGTGGCATGTTGTTCAGAGGATGATCAAAGCATGATTCTTGATAAAGCCTTCAGCATACTTTCTTCAAGCACAAGTTTCCACCTGAATGAATCTGCTGTGTTTTCTTGTAGAGAAGATTGGATAATCTCATTATTTGATTCAGTAATAATAGCCCTTCGTCCTCGACGACAGTTTAATAACGATGAAGAAATTTTGAAGATACTCATGAGATCCCTCTCCAATGGTCATGTTTCATCAGCTCATGCATTAGGGTCTGTGTTCAACAAGATGCCCTTGGAAGAAGCAGTGGATATCACATTTAACAGCTTCATAACTAGGTTGTACAACGGTGACAGTTTAATAGCAAGCAACATAAATGTAAATGTCATTGTTGGATTAGCATGGATAGGAAAAGGATTAATTATGAGGGGACATGAAAAGGTAAAAGATGTGATCAAGTTTTTTCTGAATTGTTTGATTTCAAATAGTGGTTTTCCAACCTCGAATGGAAGCACAGATTCGTCTGAAATGACGCTCATGATGAGAGCTGCTGCAGACTCATTTAGTATAATAATGAGTGATTCCGAGGCTTGTTTAAATAGAAGATTGCATGCTACCACTAGACCACTATATAAGCAGAGGCTTTTCAATATGGTGATACCGATCTTGCAATCATCACTAGTCAAATCAGATTCGCCAACAACTTGCAGATCCATGGTGCACCGGGCCCTTGCACATGTCATATCCAATACTCCACTGAGTGCTGTTATGGGTGATGCCAAGAAG CTCGTCCCTTTGGTAGTTGATGGTTTGACGATCTTAAGTGAAGATGTTCAAAATCAAGACATTGTATATAACCTCCTCCTTGCTTTCTCAGGAATGTTGACTGATGAAAATG GTCGGGATGCTATAGTAGAAAATGCATATGTCATCATAAGGTGCCTCAATAGGCTTGCTTTCTACTCACACATGATG
- the LOC122589827 gene encoding uncharacterized protein LOC122589827 has translation MPKIADMKCPKSSRSKRKPLRDISTNPNASTFVMKKKPNNNKNTHPQQHSSGPMDRLLLAHSQLSVLIHQIDELVVQAVDRKVSNTKDVEMFADVLQEMQTSLKPWVPRFQKVLSTSATGSDNQLEKSFANMNIAPSRNEELSKAIDSPYLDKLDFMVSPSPLVSWRDDGAADGGRNLFMLTPLPRPTPFTSRLKKSSKSVFKKINDDVTIGNNAVTVGPVESVFSSTEKLIQRKNSVVVSTPCLKMSPPKSCILLEPASECCNKINGTKNPTIHHPLGGGSGGSEPSSSEPSDLALKYPELFGIRRANKLGNARNVVEESPGWGFSPPKTCVLLEPGDDLSNDTNLTRAGDYKSVVSRNEVIESTPMCKDFDTTILKGKCAGENTLKKELWMRIEATIAYKFPPKASVDQGTANTSTSRGFMDLLEEASSDDPKSIV, from the exons ATGCCCAAGATTGCTGACATGAAATGCCCCAAATCATCCAGATCTAAAAGAAAGCCTCTTAGAGACATATCGACTAATCCGAATGCTTCTACTTTTGTCATGAAAAAGAaacctaataataataagaatactCACCCCCAGCAACATTCTTCCGGCCCAATGGATCGACTTCTTCTCGCTCACTCCCAACTCTCAGTTCTTATTCATCAG ATCGATGAACTTGTTGTACAAGCAGTGGATAGAAAAGTGAGCAACACAAAGGACGTTGAAATGTTTGCTGATGTGCTGCAGGAGATGCAAACGTCACTGAAG CCATGGGTTCCAAGGTTCCAAAAAGTTCTTTCAACCAGTGCAACAGGCTCTGACAATCAACTGGAAAAGAGTTTTGCAAATATGAATATAGCTCCTTCTAGAAATGAGGAACTGAGCAAAGCTATTGACAGCCCATATCTAGACAAGCTTGATTTTATGGTCTCTCCTTCACCTCTCGTGTCTTGGCGTGACGATGGTGCTGCAGATGGTGGTAGAAACCTGTTTATGCTGACGCCTCTGCCTAGACCAACACCATTCACATCTAGACTAAAGAAATCATCCAAGTCGGTATTTAAGAAGATAAACGATGATGTTACTATTGGCAACAATGCTGTTACTGTTGGGCCAGTGGAGAGTGTTTTTTCATCGACAGAAAAGTTGATACAAAGGAAGAATTCTGTAGTTGTTTCTACTCCTTGCCTCAAAATGTCACCACCAAAATCTTGTATACTGTTGGAACCAGCTTCTGAATGCTGCAACAAGATTAATGGCACTAAAAACCCAACGATTCATCATCCTCTAGGTGGTGGGTCTGGAGGTTCTGAACCATCTAGCAGTGAACCCTCTGATCTGGCTTTGAAATACCCTGAGCTTTTTGGAATTAGGCGTGCTAATAAGCTTGGAAATGCAAGAAATGTCGTGGAGGAATCACCAGGTTGGGGTTTCTCACCACCCAAGACTTGTGTTCTGCTAGAACCTGGTGATGATCTGAGTAATGATACGAACTTGACAAGGGCTGGTGATTATAAAAGTGTTGTTTCACGCAATGAAG TGATTGAAAGTACTCCTATGTGTAAGGATTTTGATACCACAATTCTAAAAGGCAAGTGCGctggtgagaacactttaaAGAAAGAACTGTGGATGCGAATTGAAGCAACAATAGCTTATAAGTTTCCACCTAAAGCATCCGTTGATCAAGGGACTGCTAATACTAGTACCAGCAGAGGGTTCATGGACTTGTTGGAAGAGGCTTCTTCAGATGACCCGAAATCCATTGTTTGA
- the LOC122588501 gene encoding clavaminate synthase-like protein At3g21360: MATGKFFQEVEVPQQKSQIQNHLLFPAVLSPAATDSSVCVLEDAIRAEKAWLECLLNERGAILFRGFPVTSPDDFNDVVEAFGYPEAIYVGGRASRTKVVGRVYTANECPPHMGIPFHHEMSYVPDFPTKLVFFCEEEPGKGGETPIVLSHIIYERMKEKHPEFVARLEEHGLTYIKFAGDEDDPSSFTGSSWKSAYKTDDKSVAEERAAKLGTKLEWMGNTAKVITGPVPAIRFDKESGRKTWFNSLSASYSGPASEKGSNRNTTVELGNADPIPDDAMEDLMKILEEECVAIPWKKGDVLLVNNLMVLHSRRPLLKPPRRVLASLCK, translated from the exons ATGGCCACCGGAAAATTCTTCCAAGAAGTAGAGGTACCTCAGCAAAAATCTCAAATCCAAAACCATCTTCTTTTCCCGGCTGTTTTATCTCCCGCTGCTACTGATTCATCAGTATGTGTTTTGGAAGACGCGATTAGAGCCGAAAAGGCATGGCTAGAGTGTCTTCTGAATGAACGAGGTGCTATTCTGTTTCGAGGCTTCCCTGTTACCTCTCCCGATGACTTCAACGACGTCGTTGAAGCTTTCGGTTACCCAGAAGCAATCTATGTGGGTGGCCGAGCTTCTCGAACCAAAGTTGTTGGCAGAGTTTACACTGCAAATGAATGCCCTCCTCATATGGGAATTCCTTTCCATCATGAAATGTCTTAC GTTCCAGATTTCCCTACCAAACTGGTTTTCTTTTGCGAAGAAGAACCAGGAAAAGGTGGGGAAACCCCAATAGTTTTGAGTCATATCATTTATGAAAGGATGAAGGAGAAACACCCTGAGTTCGTGGCACGGCTAGAGGAGCATGGATTGACATACATCAAATTCGCAGGTGATGAGGACGATCCATCATCCTTCACAGGCAGTAGCTGGAAATCAGCATACAAGACTGATGACAAAAGTGTTGCCGAGGAAAG GGCAGCTAAGCTGGGAACAAAGCTAGAATGGATGGGGAATACTGCAAAAGTTATAACAGGTCCAGTACCAGCCATCAGGTTTGATAAAGAGAGTGGCCGAAAAACATGGTTTAACAGTCTTTCAGCTAGTTATAGTGGCCCTGCAAGTGAGAAAGGTTCTAACAGGAATACAACAGTGGAGCTTGGTAATGCAGACCCTATACCTGATGATGCTATGGAAGACTTGATGAAAATCCTGGAAGAAGAATGTGTTGCGATACCTTGGAAGAAAGGTGATGTCTTGCTTGTTAATAACTTGATGGTTCTTCATAGCCGACGACCACTACTAAAGCCACCCCGTCGTGTGCTAGCTTCCCTTTGCAAGTGA
- the LOC122588565 gene encoding clavaminate synthase-like protein At3g21360, giving the protein MATKRFFQELELPEQKSYGDDILFPVVLSQVTNPKLTPKEQLHAFEEAIRVEKPWLESLLRERGVILFRGFPVITPCDFNDVVEAFDYPEVPYIGGIAPRTKVVGRIYTANESPPDTKIAFHHEMSYIPNFPPKIFFYCEEAPELGGETPIVLSHIIYDKMKEKYPEFVAKIEEHGLTYSVFIKSDKDQPSMIDGRGWKSVYNTDDKKVAEERAAKLGTKLEWMENSVKSITGPLPAVRLDKDNQRKTWFNNLTRTLNSTQGILVELGNGDPVPNDAMEDCSRILEEECVTIPWKKGDIMLVNNLTVLHSRQPLLKPPRRILVSICE; this is encoded by the exons ATGGCCACCAAGAGATTTTTTCAAGAACTAGAATTACCTGAACAGAAATCTTACGGAGATGACATTCTCTTTCCAGTTGTGTTGTCTCAAGTCACGAATCCGAAACTAACACCAAAAGAACAATTGCATGCGTTTGAAGAAGCGATCAGAGTGGAAAAACCATGGTTAGAATCTCTTCTACGGGAAAGGGGTGTTATTCTGTTTCGAGGCTTCCCAGTTATCACTCCTTGTGATTTCAACGATGTTGTGGAAGCGTTTGACTACCCTGAAGTACCCTATATTGGTGGTATAGCCCCGAGAACCAAAGTGGTTGGTAGAATTTACACTGCAAATGAAAGCCCTCCCGATACGAAAATCGCTTTCCATCATGAGATGTCTTAT ATCCCAAACTTCCCCCCCAAGATATTTTTCTATTGTGAAGAAGCACCAGAACTAGGGGGAGAAACACCAATAGTTTTAAGCCATATCATATATGATAAAATGAAGGAGAAGTACCCAGAGTTCGTTGCGAAGATAGAGGAGCATGGATTGACTTATAGTGTATTTATAAAAAGTGATAAGGACCAACCATCAATGATCGATGGCAGAGGTTGGAAGTCGGTATACAATACTGATGACAAAAAAGTCGCGGAAGAAAG GGCGGCAAAGCTGGGAACAAAGCTGGAATGGATGGAGAATAGTGTAAAGAGTATAACAGGTCCACTGCCAGCTGTAAGATTGGACAAGGACAACCAACGTAAAACGTGGTTCAATAATCTGACTCGTACTTTGAATTCTACTCAAGGTATACTCGTTGAGCTAGGCAATGGCGACCCGGTGCCTAATGATGCAATGGAAGATTGTTCGAGAATCTTGGAAGAAGAATGTGTTACTATACCTTGGAAGAAAGGTGATATTATGCTTGTTAATAATCTGACTGTTCTACACAGCAGACAACCACTGTTAAAACCTCCTCGACGCATACTTGTATCCATTTGCGAGTGA